CGTGGACCTGGCCCGCGGCGCGACGGAAGCGCTCCACCGGGTGTGGACGCGCGCGCGGCTGGGCAGCTGAGGGCTCCATGAGCGCCGCGCCTTCCCCGCTGGTGGACACCCTTCGCGCCGCGCGTGAGCGGCGGGGACCGCTGCTGACGGACCCGCGCACCACGGCCTTTCGCGTGCTGAACGGCGAGGCGGACGGCGTCCCCGACGTGACGGCGGATGTCTTTGGCGGGCTGTACGTCATCAGCCTCTACCGCGACCTCTCCACCGCCGAGGAGGAGGCGCTCCTGGACGCCGCCGTGGCCGCGTGGGCGCCGCGCGGCGTCTACCTGAAGCGCCGTCCCCGCGAGGCGCGGGTGCTGGCCAACGTGGCGAAGGAGGAGCTCGCGCCGGAGGTGCCGGCCCGGGGCGAGCCGGTGGAGTCGCTCACCGCGCTGGAGAATGGCCTGTCGTTCCTCATCCGCCCCGCGCAGGGGCTGTCGGTGGGGCTGTATCTGGACATGCGCGACACGCGCGCGTGGCTCCAGGAGCGGGTGCGGGGCCTCACCGTGCTCAACCTCTTCGCCTACACCTGCGCCTTCGGCGTGGTGGCCGCCGCGAGCGGCGCGAAGCGGGCGCTCAACCTCGACGCCAGCCGCCGCGTGCTGGAGTGGGGTGAGGAGAACGCGCGCCTCAACGGCCAGCCGGTGGACCGCTACGACTACGTGGCCGGGGACGTGTTCGACTGGCTCAAGCGGCTGGCGAAGAAG
Above is a genomic segment from Pyxidicoccus trucidator containing:
- a CDS encoding class I SAM-dependent rRNA methyltransferase yields the protein MSAAPSPLVDTLRAARERRGPLLTDPRTTAFRVLNGEADGVPDVTADVFGGLYVISLYRDLSTAEEEALLDAAVAAWAPRGVYLKRRPREARVLANVAKEELAPEVPARGEPVESLTALENGLSFLIRPAQGLSVGLYLDMRDTRAWLQERVRGLTVLNLFAYTCAFGVVAAASGAKRALNLDASRRVLEWGEENARLNGQPVDRYDYVAGDVFDWLKRLAKKGETFDVVISDPPSFSTTRTARFSAARDYARLAEAAARVVTPGGRLVACCNHAGLPARRFETMVAEGVALAGRKGKAVGSLGPSPLDFPSPPGQEPALKVHVVELR